One region of Chlorobiota bacterium genomic DNA includes:
- the larE gene encoding ATP-dependent sacrificial sulfur transferase LarE — MMNRSLTELRSSLESLIASYGTAVVGYSAGVDSSVVAAAAKSALGSNALAVTAVTETITTDDLLLASQVAEQLEIAHQWLYYNELDIPNYASNPTNRCYFCKDALYARLRHVANENGYNAVLDGSNADDAGDYRPGRQAAAEQGVRSPLLELGITKAEVRQLAEQYGLPNHDKPSAPCLSSRVPYGTPITREILEKIARAESALRRLGFGELRVRHHDHVARIELPPSDFQRALQLSAQIDDAVRAAGYAYVSLDLRGFRSGALNETLTQIQLPSR, encoded by the coding sequence ATGATGAACCGTTCCCTTACCGAGCTTCGCTCCAGCCTTGAATCGTTGATTGCCAGCTACGGCACGGCAGTGGTTGGCTATTCCGCCGGGGTTGATTCCAGCGTGGTGGCGGCGGCGGCAAAGTCTGCACTGGGAAGCAACGCACTGGCGGTGACGGCCGTGACCGAGACCATCACCACCGATGATCTTCTGCTGGCTTCGCAGGTTGCCGAGCAGTTGGAAATCGCCCATCAGTGGTTGTATTACAACGAGCTTGACATCCCCAATTACGCCAGCAATCCAACCAACCGCTGCTACTTCTGCAAGGATGCCCTGTACGCCCGGCTGCGCCACGTGGCCAATGAAAACGGATACAACGCCGTGCTGGACGGAAGCAACGCCGACGACGCTGGCGACTACCGCCCGGGCCGCCAAGCCGCTGCCGAGCAAGGGGTGCGCTCGCCGCTGTTGGAGCTTGGGATCACCAAAGCTGAGGTGCGCCAATTGGCCGAGCAGTACGGCTTGCCGAACCACGATAAGCCGTCGGCCCCGTGCCTCTCCTCGCGGGTTCCCTACGGCACGCCGATCACCCGTGAAATCCTTGAAAAGATTGCCCGCGCGGAGTCGGCACTGCGCCGGCTTGGGTTTGGCGAGCTGCGCGTTCGGCACCACGACCACGTGGCGCGGATTGAGCTTCCTCCAAGCGATTTCCAGCGTGCGTTGCAGCTTTCTGCCCAGATTGATGATGCCGTGCGTGCGGCGGGGTATGCCTATGTTTCGCTGGACTTGCGCGGATTCCGGTCCGGCGCGCTGAACGAAACTCTCACCCAAATCCAACTCCCTTCCCGATGA
- a CDS encoding 6-carboxytetrahydropterin synthase, whose translation MVYVTRKAHFSAAHRLYNPTFSHQQNEAIFDKCNNPSGHGHNYVIEVTVKGIPDPETGYVIDLKRLAKLMEREILDKVDHKHLNVDVEFLQGIIPTAENLAIVFWDILAPKIDAGTLHSIKVFESDNNFVEYFGEPVSIPRFSAEFQAKFQEEQA comes from the coding sequence ATGGTATACGTCACACGTAAAGCGCACTTTTCCGCCGCACACCGGCTGTACAATCCCACGTTTAGCCACCAGCAGAACGAGGCGATTTTCGACAAGTGCAACAACCCAAGCGGCCACGGCCACAACTACGTTATCGAGGTGACGGTGAAGGGAATTCCCGACCCAGAAACCGGATACGTGATTGACCTGAAACGCCTGGCAAAACTGATGGAACGGGAAATCCTTGACAAGGTGGACCACAAGCATCTGAACGTGGATGTGGAGTTCTTGCAAGGAATAATCCCCACCGCCGAAAATCTTGCAATCGTTTTTTGGGACATCCTTGCGCCAAAAATTGATGCCGGGACGCTTCACTCCATTAAGGTGTTCGAGTCGGACAATAACTTCGTGGAGTACTTCGGCGAGCCGGTTTCCATCCCCCGTTTCAGCGCGGAATTTCAGGCCAAATTTCAGGAGGAGCAGGCATGA
- a CDS encoding DUF1501 domain-containing protein, whose product MKRRSFLKSAGTAVTLPLALNGLRFTLLAQTPQTEQLLRASIGSDKALVIIQLEGGNDGLNTVIPVEDSNYYTFRPTIGIAKDAGLPLEGNPLLRLHPAMSGMQRMFNDGEMAILGNVGYERNSFSHFEGTENWNTASIADFSQRLQTGWVGRFLVEEFPGYPQVLPQDPPAVQISAAVSSIFSSSNGSMAISLTDPAEFYALVNGGPASDDEQGPDTKSGREFNYVALIGSQALDYSESIRRAAEKATNKATYPAESALAASLAIIARLIAGGLQTRVYLVKLGGFDTHANQLARQAALLQELSEAIAAFIQDAQQLGIADRVVGMTYSEFGRRVRENGGGTDHGTASAHFVFGKLVAGGAIHGGPPNLDDLAGGTNLKHAINFPCYYASVIGPLFNIPPSSLGTIFPLGLCDTLLPLYNQQPTGVQDLPDQETPERMDLQ is encoded by the coding sequence ATGAAACGCCGTTCTTTCTTGAAGTCAGCGGGCACCGCCGTAACGTTGCCATTGGCGTTGAACGGGTTGCGGTTCACCCTGCTTGCCCAAACCCCACAAACCGAACAGCTGCTACGCGCCAGCATCGGAAGCGACAAGGCGTTGGTGATTATCCAGCTTGAAGGGGGCAACGACGGGCTGAACACCGTGATCCCGGTGGAGGACAGCAACTACTACACCTTCCGCCCAACCATCGGCATCGCGAAAGATGCGGGGCTTCCGCTGGAGGGAAACCCACTGCTGCGGCTGCACCCGGCAATGTCCGGAATGCAGCGGATGTTCAACGATGGAGAGATGGCAATCCTGGGGAACGTTGGCTACGAACGGAACTCCTTCAGCCACTTTGAGGGGACCGAAAACTGGAACACCGCCTCGATTGCAGACTTCAGCCAGCGGCTGCAAACCGGTTGGGTTGGAAGGTTTTTGGTGGAGGAATTTCCTGGCTACCCGCAGGTCCTTCCCCAGGACCCGCCGGCGGTGCAGATCAGCGCGGCGGTTAGCTCCATTTTCTCCAGCAGCAACGGCTCCATGGCGATTTCGCTGACCGACCCGGCGGAGTTCTACGCCCTTGTGAACGGCGGCCCGGCATCGGACGATGAGCAAGGGCCCGATACGAAATCGGGGCGGGAGTTCAACTACGTTGCGTTGATTGGAAGCCAAGCGTTGGATTATTCGGAATCCATCCGGCGCGCAGCGGAGAAGGCAACGAACAAGGCAACGTATCCCGCCGAAAGCGCGTTGGCGGCATCGCTGGCAATCATTGCACGGCTGATTGCTGGGGGGTTGCAAACCCGTGTCTATCTGGTGAAACTTGGCGGGTTCGACACCCACGCCAACCAGCTGGCGCGCCAAGCCGCATTGCTGCAAGAACTTAGCGAAGCGATTGCAGCATTTATACAGGACGCGCAGCAGCTTGGAATTGCCGACCGCGTGGTGGGGATGACCTACAGCGAGTTTGGCCGCCGCGTCCGCGAGAACGGCGGCGGGACCGACCACGGCACGGCATCGGCGCACTTTGTTTTTGGGAAATTGGTTGCCGGCGGAGCAATCCACGGAGGTCCGCCCAACCTGGACGATTTGGCCGGCGGCACAAACCTGAAACACGCCATTAATTTCCCCTGCTACTACGCCTCGGTGATTGGGCCGTTGTTCAACATCCCACCAAGTAGCCTGGGAACGATTTTCCCGCTTGGCCTGTGCGACACGCTTCTTCCACTCTACAACCAACAACCGACAGGGGTCCAGGACCTTCCGGACCAAGAAACTCCTGAGCGAATGGACTTGCAGTAA
- a CDS encoding aldehyde dehydrogenase family protein: MTEPATNEQLAVATPQKNQLDERGLLRYGAMLIDGAWVNALSGETFDAIYPATGKTIAHVASASAADVDAAVKAARRAFESGAWPAMNGSQRAKLLWKIADLMEQNIEELAELETLNNGKPLLESLRVDLPQSIACFRYFAGWSGKVMGQTIEPEARANAICYTLREPVGVCGQIIPWNFPIQMAAWKIAPALACGNTVVIKPAEQTSLSILRLGELMMEAGLPNGVINIITGFGATAGAALVEHPEVDKIAFTGSVEVGKTIMRSAANTLKKVTLELGGKSPNIVFADSNLELAAKYALSGIFFNQGQMCTAGSRIMIERSARDQFMEVLTSRAKKMAVGDPLNMKTRMGSLISQEQMDRVLGYIEKGKQAGAALVAGGERVGTEGYFVQPTVFDEVQHEMEIAQEEIFGPVASVITFEDVNDALRIANGTRFGLAAGVWTNDIKKALTFAKNVHAGTVWVNTYNMTDNALPFGGYKESGIGRELGPAALEMYTHTKTVWVELG, from the coding sequence ATGACCGAGCCAGCAACCAACGAACAACTTGCGGTGGCAACTCCGCAGAAAAACCAGCTTGACGAACGTGGCCTTCTTCGCTACGGCGCGATGCTTATTGATGGGGCATGGGTGAACGCCCTTTCCGGCGAAACCTTCGACGCAATCTACCCAGCCACCGGGAAAACCATTGCCCACGTTGCCAGCGCATCCGCCGCCGATGTTGACGCGGCGGTGAAGGCCGCACGCCGTGCGTTCGAGTCGGGCGCGTGGCCAGCAATGAACGGCAGCCAGCGGGCAAAACTCCTTTGGAAGATTGCCGACTTGATGGAGCAAAACATCGAGGAACTTGCCGAGCTTGAGACGCTGAACAACGGCAAGCCGTTGCTGGAATCGTTGCGGGTGGACCTTCCGCAATCCATTGCCTGCTTCCGCTACTTTGCCGGATGGTCAGGGAAGGTGATGGGCCAGACGATTGAACCCGAAGCCCGCGCCAACGCTATCTGCTACACCCTTCGCGAGCCGGTTGGCGTGTGCGGGCAGATCATCCCCTGGAACTTCCCAATCCAAATGGCCGCTTGGAAAATTGCACCTGCGCTGGCCTGCGGAAACACCGTGGTCATCAAGCCTGCCGAGCAGACCTCGCTCTCCATTTTGCGGCTTGGCGAGTTGATGATGGAGGCCGGATTGCCGAACGGCGTGATTAACATCATTACCGGTTTTGGCGCGACCGCTGGGGCAGCGTTGGTGGAGCATCCCGAGGTGGATAAGATTGCGTTCACGGGATCGGTAGAGGTTGGGAAAACCATCATGCGGAGCGCGGCGAACACCTTGAAGAAAGTGACGTTGGAGCTTGGCGGGAAATCCCCGAACATCGTTTTTGCCGACTCCAATCTGGAGCTTGCCGCCAAGTACGCGCTGAGCGGAATTTTCTTCAATCAGGGGCAGATGTGCACCGCCGGAAGCCGGATTATGATTGAGCGTTCGGCACGCGACCAGTTCATGGAGGTCCTGACTTCACGCGCAAAGAAGATGGCTGTTGGCGACCCACTGAACATGAAGACCCGCATGGGTTCGCTGATTAGCCAGGAGCAGATGGACCGCGTGCTGGGCTATATCGAGAAAGGGAAACAGGCAGGGGCGGCGCTTGTTGCCGGCGGCGAGCGTGTGGGAACCGAAGGGTACTTCGTGCAGCCAACGGTGTTCGATGAAGTTCAGCACGAAATGGAGATTGCCCAAGAGGAGATTTTTGGCCCGGTGGCATCGGTCATCACCTTCGAGGATGTGAACGATGCGTTGCGGATTGCCAACGGGACCCGGTTCGGGCTGGCGGCTGGTGTCTGGACCAACGACATCAAGAAGGCACTCACCTTTGCCAAGAACGTCCACGCGGGAACCGTCTGGGTGAACACCTACAACATGACCGACAACGCGCTGCCATTTGGTGGATACAAGGAATCTGGCATCGGTCGCGAGCTTGGCCCTGCGGCGTTGGAGATGTACACCCACACCAAAACCGTTTGGGTTGAGTTAGGGTAG
- a CDS encoding pirin family protein — MPHVPTEPPLPDSSANPALDIVILPRTSEIALGFKVQRLLPFRKRRMVGPFIFFDQMGPEMLRPGEGLDVAPHPHIGLATVTYLFDGEVMHRDSLGTMQMIRPGDVNWMTAAQGIVHSERLSQGMRQFGGKYFGIQSWVALPERDEESAPAFVHHGAESLPVLEGEGKHARLIIGTLFGERSPVATLSETFYADVHLAAGAILPMPIEQEERGLYVLEGKVRIDADGHEYQSGEMLVFKPGIAVAIKAAGPARVLMLGGAAMDGPRHIWWNFVSSSRQRIEQAKSDWREGKFTPVPGETDFVPLPE, encoded by the coding sequence ATGCCGCACGTTCCCACTGAACCGCCGCTTCCCGATTCGTCCGCGAATCCCGCGCTCGACATCGTGATCCTTCCACGAACCAGCGAAATTGCCCTGGGCTTCAAGGTCCAGCGGTTGCTTCCGTTCCGAAAAAGGCGGATGGTTGGCCCGTTCATCTTTTTCGACCAAATGGGTCCGGAGATGCTTCGCCCCGGGGAAGGGCTGGACGTTGCGCCCCACCCGCACATCGGCTTGGCAACGGTGACCTATCTGTTTGATGGCGAGGTCATGCATCGCGACAGCTTGGGAACCATGCAGATGATCCGCCCCGGGGATGTGAATTGGATGACCGCCGCGCAGGGGATTGTCCACTCCGAGCGGTTGTCCCAGGGGATGCGGCAGTTTGGCGGGAAATATTTCGGGATTCAGTCGTGGGTTGCGTTGCCGGAGCGGGACGAAGAATCGGCCCCGGCGTTCGTCCATCATGGCGCGGAATCGTTGCCGGTGCTTGAAGGGGAAGGGAAGCACGCGCGGTTGATTATCGGCACGCTGTTCGGCGAACGCTCGCCGGTGGCAACGCTCTCCGAAACCTTCTACGCCGATGTTCATTTGGCCGCCGGAGCAATCCTTCCAATGCCGATTGAGCAGGAAGAGCGTGGGCTGTACGTGCTGGAAGGGAAGGTTCGTATTGATGCCGACGGGCATGAATATCAATCGGGCGAAATGCTGGTGTTTAAGCCAGGGATTGCCGTGGCAATAAAAGCCGCCGGCCCAGCGCGGGTGCTGATGCTTGGCGGGGCGGCAATGGATGGACCACGCCACATCTGGTGGAACTTCGTCTCCAGCTCGCGCCAACGGATCGAGCAAGCCAAATCGGACTGGCGCGAAGGCAAATTCACCCCCGTCCCCGGCGAAACAGACTTTGTGCCGCTGCCGGAGTGA
- a CDS encoding DUF1800 domain-containing protein produces the protein MPELQSATESTMNGVVDQLLTPAENLPGPPRFVNEWLKANIVPWNFAGINPGVFYNEMRRWWCGLMLHSGISLTERMTLFWHNHFATNEAAVQDGRFVYQHNQLLRRHALGNFKELVRLVTIDKAMLDFLDGRFNKKDYRLQENYARELQELFTIGIADNNGNPNYTQQDVVEAARTLTGWDWLGDHNAGVVCNILSGHDITNKTVYGKTITGNINGGPELAALLDIIFEKEETARYVIRKLYRFFVYTDSPLTPVAPISSEVEEGIIAPLAAAFRQSGWEISTVLRTLLTSQHFYDPEIIAAQIKSPVDHLVGTARALRTAVIGGDQFDYLMQAIQLRATRLGMELLAPPGVQGWQFYRPWISTSTLPQRRADTDALIDGTDVTIVDMLNPIFTGPIYRNGTTKLNVLAYAKQFASFADDPEQLTADIAEHLLAYPASPKTLGKLRDALLQGQPAYEWASASEQVKETRLRSLLKTVMRTPNYQLI, from the coding sequence GTGCCGGAGCTGCAATCGGCCACGGAATCCACCATGAACGGGGTGGTGGACCAGTTGCTGACCCCTGCGGAAAATCTTCCCGGCCCCCCTCGGTTCGTGAACGAATGGCTGAAGGCGAACATCGTTCCGTGGAATTTTGCGGGGATCAACCCTGGCGTTTTTTACAACGAGATGCGCCGCTGGTGGTGCGGGCTGATGCTGCACAGCGGCATCAGCCTAACCGAGCGGATGACGCTTTTTTGGCACAACCACTTTGCCACCAACGAAGCTGCGGTGCAGGATGGGCGGTTCGTCTATCAGCACAACCAACTGCTGCGCCGCCATGCGTTGGGGAACTTCAAGGAGTTGGTCCGGCTTGTCACGATTGACAAGGCCATGCTGGATTTCCTTGATGGACGCTTCAACAAAAAGGACTACCGGCTGCAAGAAAACTACGCCCGCGAACTTCAGGAGCTGTTCACAATCGGCATTGCCGACAACAACGGGAACCCAAACTACACCCAGCAGGACGTTGTGGAAGCCGCACGGACGCTAACCGGCTGGGATTGGCTTGGCGACCACAACGCGGGGGTGGTCTGCAACATCCTTTCCGGCCACGACATCACCAACAAAACGGTGTATGGAAAGACCATCACCGGGAACATCAACGGCGGGCCGGAGCTTGCGGCACTGCTGGACATCATTTTTGAGAAAGAGGAAACCGCGCGGTATGTGATCCGCAAGCTCTATCGCTTCTTTGTTTACACCGATTCGCCGCTAACCCCGGTTGCGCCCATCAGCAGCGAAGTTGAAGAAGGGATTATTGCACCGTTGGCGGCAGCGTTTCGGCAAAGCGGGTGGGAGATTTCCACGGTGCTGCGGACGCTTCTCACAAGCCAGCATTTTTACGATCCGGAGATCATCGCTGCGCAGATTAAAAGCCCGGTGGACCACCTTGTCGGGACCGCGCGCGCATTGCGGACGGCGGTAATCGGCGGCGACCAATTCGACTACTTGATGCAGGCCATTCAGCTTCGGGCAACGCGACTGGGGATGGAGCTGCTTGCCCCACCCGGGGTGCAGGGGTGGCAGTTCTACCGCCCGTGGATCAGCACCAGCACGCTTCCGCAACGCCGCGCCGACACCGACGCGCTGATTGACGGAACCGACGTGACGATTGTGGATATGCTGAACCCGATCTTCACCGGCCCAATCTACCGCAACGGCACAACCAAGCTGAACGTGCTGGCCTACGCCAAGCAGTTCGCCAGCTTTGCCGACGACCCCGAGCAGCTTACCGCCGACATCGCCGAGCACCTGCTGGCCTACCCGGCATCGCCAAAAACGTTGGGGAAACTTCGCGACGCACTGCTGCAAGGGCAACCCGCCTACGAGTGGGCATCGGCTTCCGAGCAGGTGAAGGAAACGCGACTCCGTTCGCTTCTGAAAACCGTCATGCGGACCCCGAACTATCAACTGATCTAA
- a CDS encoding prolipoprotein diacylglyceryl transferase — MYPELFSIGPITVHSFGLMMGIAFIVANYFFAKEIVRRGLPEEVAGNVTLLALVAGIVGAKLFSVFENFGAFLADPFGELFSAAGLTFYGGLLLAIVSIWVYLRRKKIPFIRVADAAAPTLILAYGIGRIGCQLAGDGDYGIPTNIPWAMTYPNGTVSTLSAKNAQLAELYQTIFPGQPVPVDIPVHPAPVYETLAASAIFAFLWGIRKRPMAVGQMFAIYLILAGIERLLVEFIRLNDLYAGLSQAQWISVGMIAVGSIMIYRNRTAPKEEYTQKPAAKPAAAKRAHAR; from the coding sequence ATGTACCCAGAACTTTTCTCCATTGGCCCCATCACCGTCCACAGCTTCGGGCTGATGATGGGGATTGCCTTCATTGTTGCCAACTACTTCTTTGCCAAAGAGATCGTGCGGCGCGGGCTTCCCGAAGAAGTGGCAGGGAACGTCACGTTGCTTGCATTGGTTGCCGGAATTGTCGGGGCAAAGCTCTTCAGCGTCTTCGAAAATTTCGGAGCATTTCTTGCCGACCCGTTCGGGGAGCTTTTCTCCGCCGCAGGGTTGACGTTTTATGGCGGGTTGTTGTTGGCAATCGTCAGCATTTGGGTTTATCTGCGCCGCAAAAAAATCCCGTTCATCCGCGTTGCCGATGCCGCCGCGCCAACGTTGATCTTGGCGTACGGAATCGGGCGCATCGGCTGCCAGCTTGCCGGCGATGGTGACTACGGCATTCCCACCAACATCCCCTGGGCCATGACCTATCCCAACGGAACCGTCAGCACCCTAAGCGCGAAGAACGCGCAGCTTGCCGAGCTTTACCAAACCATTTTCCCGGGTCAGCCGGTTCCGGTGGATATTCCGGTCCATCCTGCTCCGGTGTACGAAACGCTGGCGGCGTCCGCAATTTTTGCATTTCTTTGGGGCATCCGCAAGCGGCCAATGGCGGTTGGGCAGATGTTCGCCATCTACCTGATACTGGCCGGCATCGAACGGTTGCTTGTTGAGTTTATCCGGCTGAACGACCTGTACGCAGGGTTGTCGCAAGCGCAATGGATTTCCGTGGGAATGATTGCCGTTGGTTCAATAATGATCTACCGCAACCGCACGGCTCCAAAAGAAGAATACACGCAAAAGCCCGCAGCAAAACCAGCAGCAGCAAAACGGGCGCACGCACGATAA
- a CDS encoding glutaredoxin family protein: MIFLSKEDCHLCDVALEAVEQARRKYPFNLEVIKIQQGDEWWERYWDKIPVGLIDGAMIFKYRIEAEELVRKVKNRSQNLTS, translated from the coding sequence ATGATTTTCCTTTCCAAGGAAGATTGCCATTTGTGCGACGTAGCGTTGGAAGCCGTGGAGCAAGCACGCCGGAAATATCCGTTCAATCTGGAAGTCATAAAAATCCAACAAGGGGACGAGTGGTGGGAGCGATACTGGGATAAAATTCCAGTTGGGCTGATAGATGGCGCGATGATATTCAAATACCGGATTGAAGCGGAGGAATTGGTGAGGAAGGTGAAGAATAGGTCCCAAAATCTTACATCATAA
- a CDS encoding homogentisate 1,2-dioxygenase yields MLDTALANGHATGTDAGLTYMSGFGNEFATEALAGALPIGQNSPQRPPFGLYAEQISGTPFTAPRGQNKRDWFYRIRPSVVHKPYRQIDQRLIRSTPFSEVPITPSQLRWDPLPIPTEPTDFVDGIVTMAGNGDAAMHSGVGIHLYACNRPMEGRYFYNADGEMLIVPQSGRLRLRTECGVIEVEPCQIAAIPRGIKFCVELPDGQARGYICENYGTMFRLPDLGPIGANGLANPRDFLTPVAAYEEREGEFEMVAKFQGGMWAAEIGHSPLDVVAWHGNYAPYKYDLRRFNTVNTVSFDHPDPSIFTVLTAPSEIHGTANCDFAIFPPRWMVAEHTFRPPWFHRNFMNEFMGLIYGEYDAKAEGFLPGGCSLHNCMSGHGPDAATYEKMTTVDLKPTKIDGTMAFMFETRFACRPTKFAMETDLWQGNYFEVWQGLGKTFDPSKR; encoded by the coding sequence ATGCTTGACACCGCGCTGGCCAACGGCCACGCAACGGGGACGGACGCAGGGCTAACGTACATGTCCGGCTTCGGCAACGAGTTTGCCACCGAGGCATTGGCCGGCGCGCTCCCAATCGGCCAGAACTCGCCGCAACGCCCCCCCTTCGGGCTGTATGCCGAGCAGATCAGCGGCACGCCATTCACCGCGCCACGGGGGCAAAACAAGCGGGATTGGTTTTACCGCATCCGCCCATCGGTGGTGCATAAGCCCTACCGCCAAATTGACCAGCGGTTGATCCGCAGCACACCGTTCAGCGAGGTCCCGATCACGCCAAGCCAGCTGCGCTGGGACCCGCTCCCCATTCCAACGGAGCCGACCGACTTTGTTGACGGCATCGTCACAATGGCGGGGAACGGCGATGCGGCGATGCACTCCGGCGTGGGAATCCACCTGTACGCCTGCAACCGCCCGATGGAAGGCCGCTACTTCTACAACGCCGATGGCGAAATGCTGATTGTTCCGCAATCGGGGCGGCTGCGGCTGCGGACCGAGTGCGGCGTGATTGAGGTGGAACCGTGCCAGATTGCCGCAATCCCACGCGGCATCAAGTTCTGCGTGGAGCTGCCCGACGGCCAAGCGCGCGGGTATATCTGCGAGAATTACGGAACCATGTTCCGCCTTCCCGATCTTGGCCCGATTGGCGCAAACGGGCTTGCAAACCCCCGCGATTTTCTTACCCCGGTTGCGGCCTACGAAGAACGCGAAGGGGAATTTGAGATGGTGGCAAAATTCCAGGGTGGGATGTGGGCGGCAGAAATCGGCCACTCCCCTCTTGACGTGGTTGCGTGGCATGGGAACTACGCGCCGTACAAGTATGATCTTCGCCGTTTCAACACCGTCAACACCGTAAGTTTCGACCATCCCGATCCTTCAATTTTCACGGTGCTGACGGCTCCATCGGAAATTCACGGAACCGCAAACTGCGACTTTGCGATTTTCCCGCCGCGCTGGATGGTGGCCGAACACACGTTCCGTCCGCCGTGGTTCCACCGCAATTTCATGAACGAATTCATGGGGCTGATTTATGGCGAGTACGACGCAAAAGCCGAGGGATTTCTCCCTGGCGGATGCAGCCTGCACAACTGTATGTCGGGCCATGGACCCGACGCAGCAACCTATGAGAAAATGACGACGGTTGACCTGAAGCCCACCAAAATTGATGGCACCATGGCCTTCATGTTCGAGACCCGGTTTGCCTGCCGTCCAACAAAATTCGCGATGGAAACCGACCTGTGGCAGGGAAATTACTTCGAGGTATGGCAAGGCCTAGGCAAAACCTTCGACCCGAGCAAACGGTAA
- the larB gene encoding nickel pincer cofactor biosynthesis protein LarB, translating into MTPIQLLQLLESVRIGTVSASDAAKQLQEEERAVQVGEFGRVDIDRVRRRGFPEAIFCQSKTPEEVLAIARALFQHHGLAFGTRCSPQAAAIVLAELPGEYHPIAQTLRIGPPIPVRFPGRVAVIAAGTSDRRVAEEACATLETFGAAVDRIYDVGVAGLHRLLQQQQRIAEAAVLVVAAGMEGALPSVVGGMFPQPLIAVPVSVGYGAALGGFTALMAMLTSCAGGITVVNIDNGFGAGLAALTILQAIERGVTEGGTTEKETPS; encoded by the coding sequence ATGACCCCAATCCAGTTGCTTCAGTTGTTGGAATCGGTCCGCATCGGCACGGTTTCGGCCAGCGATGCGGCCAAGCAGTTGCAGGAAGAAGAGCGGGCGGTTCAGGTGGGGGAGTTCGGGCGGGTGGATATTGACCGCGTGCGGCGGCGTGGCTTCCCGGAAGCAATTTTCTGCCAGTCGAAAACTCCGGAGGAGGTGTTGGCGATTGCCCGTGCGTTGTTCCAGCACCACGGGCTTGCGTTTGGCACGCGCTGTTCCCCGCAGGCGGCGGCGATTGTGCTTGCCGAGCTTCCCGGGGAGTATCACCCGATTGCCCAAACGCTTCGGATTGGCCCGCCGATTCCGGTCCGTTTCCCGGGGCGGGTGGCGGTGATTGCTGCCGGAACCAGCGACCGCCGCGTTGCCGAAGAAGCCTGCGCCACGCTGGAAACCTTTGGCGCGGCGGTGGACCGCATCTACGATGTTGGCGTTGCCGGATTGCACCGCTTGCTGCAACAGCAACAACGGATTGCCGAGGCCGCCGTGCTGGTGGTTGCCGCCGGGATGGAAGGGGCGTTGCCAAGTGTGGTGGGGGGGATGTTCCCGCAGCCGCTGATTGCCGTCCCGGTAAGCGTTGGCTACGGGGCCGCGCTTGGCGGCTTCACCGCGCTGATGGCAATGCTGACAAGCTGCGCCGGCGGAATCACCGTGGTGAACATTGATAACGGGTTCGGCGCGGGGCTGGCCGCGCTGACTATTTTACAGGCGATTGAGCGGGGAGTAACCGAGGGGGGAACAACCGAAAAAGAAACGCCATCTTGA
- the folE gene encoding GTP cyclohydrolase I FolE — protein sequence MTHHGIPYRKSTANQSPAFLHDDDDHNNGHALPDGSSADSGVRERLEEIVHETLHLIGEDPNREGLIRTPHRVAKAWEFLTNGYQMDIEQVLNNAVFEERYDEMVVVKDIDFFSMCEHHMLPFFGKAHIAYIPNGKIVGLSKLPRIVDVFSRRLQVQERMTQQIAETIQKHLQPLGVAVVTEASHMCMMMRGVQKQNSATTASAMLGVFKNQVETRTEFMNLIASRLH from the coding sequence ATGACGCATCATGGTATCCCGTACCGCAAAAGCACGGCCAACCAGTCGCCGGCCTTTCTTCACGATGATGACGACCACAATAATGGCCACGCCCTGCCGGACGGCTCCAGTGCCGATTCCGGAGTGCGGGAACGGCTGGAGGAGATCGTCCATGAGACGCTGCATTTAATTGGCGAGGACCCGAACCGCGAGGGGCTGATCCGCACGCCGCACCGCGTGGCCAAAGCCTGGGAATTCCTGACGAACGGCTACCAGATGGATATCGAGCAGGTGCTGAACAACGCCGTGTTCGAGGAACGCTACGATGAGATGGTGGTGGTGAAGGATATTGATTTCTTCAGCATGTGCGAACATCATATGCTCCCGTTTTTCGGGAAAGCGCACATCGCCTACATCCCCAACGGGAAGATCGTTGGCCTTTCCAAGCTCCCCCGCATTGTTGATGTCTTCTCGCGGCGGCTGCAGGTCCAGGAACGGATGACGCAGCAGATTGCCGAGACCATCCAGAAGCACCTTCAGCCGCTGGGCGTGGCGGTTGTCACCGAGGCATCGCACATGTGCATGATGATGCGTGGGGTCCAAAAGCAGAACAGCGCAACCACCGCCAGCGCCATGCTTGGGGTCTTCAAAAATCAAGTGGAAACCCGAACCGAGTTTATGAACTTGATCGCCTCGCGGCTCCATTGA